A window from Pseudomonas alloputida encodes these proteins:
- a CDS encoding NAD-glutamate dehydrogenase — MAFFTAASKADFQHQLQAALAQHISEQSLPQVALFAEQFFGIISLDELTQRRLSDLAGCTLSAWRIIERFDPEYPQVRVYNPDYERNGWQSTHTVVEVLHHDLPFLVDSVRTELNRRGYSIHTLQTTVLSVRRGAKGELLELLPKGTQGEGVRYESLMYLEIDRCANAAELTVLTREIEQVLAEVRVVVADFEPMKAKLREVVAQVEQTAFGPAQNEKGEVKAFLEWLLDNHFTFLGYEEFTVKGDADGGQMVYDEQSFLGLPRRLRVGLTAEELRIEDYAVAYLNEPLLLSFAKAALPSRVHRPAYPDYVSIRQLDADGKVIKEHRFMGLYTSSVYGESVHAIPYIRVKVAEVERRSGFDPKAHLGKELAQVLEVLPRDDLFQTPIDELFSTVMAIVQIQERNKIRVFLRKDPYGRFCYCLAYVPREIYSTEVRQKIQQVLMERLKASDCEFWTFFSESVLARVQLILRVDPKNRIDIDPQQLEREVIQACRSWHDDYSALVVENFGEAQGTNILADFPKGFPAGYRERFAAHSAVVDLQHVLNLSESKPLAMSFYQPLTQVGERILHCKLYHADTPLALSDVLPILENLGLRVLGEFPYRLRHANGREYWIHDFAFTYSEGLSLDIQQLNDTLQDAFIHIVRGDAENDAFNRLVLTAGLPWRDVALLRAYARYLKQIRLGFDLGYIASTLNNHTDIARELTRLFKTRFYLARKLTQDDLDDKQQRLEQAILSALDDVQVLNEDRILRRYLDLIKATLRTNFYQPDANGQNKSYFSFKFNPKLIPELPKPVPKFEIFVYSPRVEGVHLRFGNVARGGLRWSDREEDFRTEVLGLVKAQQVKNSVIVPVGAKGGFLPRRLPLGGSRDEIAAEGVACYRIFISGLLDITDNLKDGGVVPPANVVRHDDDDPYLVVAADKGTATFSDIANGIAIDYGFWLGDAFASGGSAGYDHKKMGITARGAWVGVQRHFRERGINVQEDPITVIGVGDMAGDVFGNGLLMSDKLQLVAAFNHLHIFIDPNPDPATSFAERKRLFDLPRSAWSDYDTSIMSEGGGIFPRSAKSIAISPQMKERFAIEADRLTPTELLNALLKAPVDLLWNGGIGTYVKASTESHADVGDKANDALRVNGNELRCKVVGEGGNLGMTQLGRVEFGLNGGATNTDFIDNAGGVDCSDHEVNIKILLNEVVQGGDMTEKQRNQLLGSMTDEVAGLVLGNNYKQTQALSLAARRARERIAEYKRLMADLEARGKLDRAIEFLPSEEQLAERLAAGQGLTRAELSVLISYSKIDLKEQLLKSLVPDDDYLTRDMETAFPPSLVSKFAEAMRRHRLKREIVSTQIANDLVNNMGITFVQRLKESTGMSPANVAGAYVIVRDIFHLPHWFRQIEALDYQVPAEIQLTLMDELMRLGRRATRWFLRSRRNEQDAGRDTAHFGPKIAQLGLKLDELLEGPTRERWMVRYQGFVDAGVPELLARMVAGTSHLYTLLPIIEAADVTGHEPAQVAKAFFAVGSALDLTWYLQEISNLPVENNWQALAREAFRDDIDLQQRAITISVLQMADAPQDMDARVALWSEQHRGMVERWRAMLDDLRNATGTDYAMYAVANRELVDLAMSGQAAVVPS; from the coding sequence CAGCATCCACACCCTGCAAACCACCGTGCTCAGCGTGCGCCGTGGCGCCAAGGGCGAGCTGTTGGAGCTGCTGCCCAAGGGAACCCAGGGCGAAGGCGTGCGCTACGAGTCACTGATGTACCTGGAGATCGACCGCTGCGCCAATGCCGCCGAGCTGACAGTGCTGACCCGCGAGATCGAGCAGGTGCTGGCCGAGGTACGGGTGGTGGTGGCCGACTTCGAACCGATGAAGGCCAAGCTGCGTGAAGTGGTAGCGCAGGTGGAGCAAACCGCCTTTGGCCCCGCCCAAAACGAGAAAGGCGAAGTCAAGGCCTTCCTCGAATGGCTGCTGGATAACCACTTCACCTTCCTGGGCTATGAAGAATTCACCGTCAAGGGCGACGCCGATGGCGGCCAGATGGTCTACGACGAGCAGTCGTTCCTCGGCCTGCCGCGCCGTCTGCGCGTGGGCCTGACCGCAGAAGAGCTGCGCATCGAAGACTACGCTGTGGCCTACCTCAACGAGCCGCTGCTGCTGTCGTTCGCCAAGGCCGCACTGCCCAGCCGCGTGCACCGCCCGGCCTACCCGGACTACGTGTCGATCCGCCAGCTGGACGCCGACGGCAAGGTCATCAAGGAGCACCGCTTCATGGGGCTGTACACCTCGTCGGTGTATGGCGAAAGCGTGCATGCCATTCCGTACATCCGCGTGAAGGTGGCCGAAGTCGAGCGCCGTTCGGGCTTTGATCCCAAGGCCCACCTGGGCAAGGAACTGGCCCAGGTGCTGGAAGTGCTGCCGCGCGACGACCTGTTCCAGACGCCGATCGACGAGCTGTTCAGCACGGTCATGGCAATCGTGCAGATCCAGGAGCGCAACAAGATCCGCGTGTTCCTGCGTAAAGACCCGTATGGCCGCTTCTGCTACTGCCTGGCCTACGTCCCGCGTGAAATCTATTCCACCGAAGTACGGCAGAAGATCCAGCAGGTGCTGATGGAGCGCCTGAAGGCCAGCGACTGCGAGTTCTGGACCTTCTTCTCCGAATCGGTACTGGCCCGTGTGCAACTGATCCTGCGGGTCGACCCCAAGAACCGTATCGACATCGACCCGCAGCAGCTGGAACGCGAAGTCATCCAGGCCTGCCGCTCGTGGCATGACGACTACTCGGCACTGGTGGTGGAGAACTTCGGCGAAGCCCAGGGCACCAACATCCTCGCCGATTTCCCCAAAGGCTTCCCGGCCGGTTACCGCGAGCGCTTCGCCGCGCACTCGGCGGTGGTCGACCTGCAGCATGTGCTGAACCTGTCGGAAAGCAAGCCGCTGGCCATGAGCTTCTACCAGCCGTTGACCCAGGTGGGCGAGCGCATCCTGCACTGCAAGCTGTACCACGCCGACACCCCGCTGGCGCTGTCCGACGTGCTGCCGATTCTGGAAAACCTCGGCCTGCGCGTGCTCGGCGAGTTCCCGTACCGCCTGCGCCATGCCAATGGCCGCGAATACTGGATCCACGACTTCGCCTTCACCTACAGCGAAGGCCTGAGCCTGGACATCCAGCAGCTCAACGACACCCTGCAGGACGCCTTCATCCACATCGTCCGTGGTGACGCCGAGAACGACGCTTTCAACCGCCTGGTGCTCACCGCCGGCTTGCCGTGGCGCGACGTGGCCTTGCTGCGTGCCTACGCCCGTTACCTGAAACAGATCCGTCTGGGCTTCGATCTGGGCTATATCGCCAGCACCCTGAACAACCACACCGACATCGCCCGTGAGCTGACCCGGTTGTTCAAGACCCGCTTCTACCTGGCGCGCAAGCTTACCCAGGACGACCTTGACGACAAGCAGCAGCGCCTGGAACAGGCCATCCTGAGCGCCCTGGATGACGTGCAGGTGCTCAACGAAGACCGCATCCTGCGGCGCTACCTGGACTTGATCAAGGCCACCCTGCGTACCAACTTCTACCAGCCCGACGCCAACGGCCAGAACAAGTCGTACTTCAGCTTCAAGTTCAACCCCAAGCTGATCCCCGAACTGCCCAAACCGGTGCCAAAGTTCGAGATATTCGTCTATTCGCCGCGCGTCGAGGGCGTGCACCTGCGCTTTGGCAACGTTGCCCGTGGTGGCCTGCGCTGGTCCGACCGCGAAGAGGACTTCCGTACCGAAGTGCTGGGGCTGGTGAAAGCCCAGCAGGTGAAGAACTCGGTCATCGTGCCGGTCGGCGCCAAGGGTGGTTTCCTGCCGCGTCGCCTGCCGCTGGGCGGCAGCCGTGACGAGATCGCCGCCGAAGGCGTGGCGTGCTACCGCATCTTCATTTCCGGCCTGCTCGACATCACCGACAACCTCAAGGACGGTGGCGTGGTGCCGCCGGCCAACGTGGTGCGTCATGACGATGACGACCCGTACCTGGTGGTAGCGGCCGACAAAGGCACCGCGACCTTCTCCGACATCGCCAACGGCATTGCCATCGACTACGGCTTCTGGCTTGGCGATGCCTTTGCCTCGGGCGGCTCGGCCGGTTACGACCACAAGAAGATGGGCATTACCGCGCGCGGCGCCTGGGTGGGCGTGCAGCGTCACTTCCGCGAGCGTGGCATCAACGTGCAGGAAGACCCGATCACCGTCATTGGTGTGGGCGATATGGCCGGCGACGTGTTCGGCAATGGCCTGCTGATGTCCGACAAGCTGCAACTGGTGGCTGCGTTCAACCACCTGCATATCTTCATCGACCCCAACCCCGACCCTGCCACCAGCTTTGCCGAGCGCAAGCGCCTGTTCGACCTGCCGCGTTCGGCCTGGAGCGACTACGACACCAGCATCATGTCCGAAGGCGGCGGGATCTTCCCGCGCAGTGCCAAGAGCATCGCCATCAGCCCGCAGATGAAAGAGCGCTTCGCCATCGAAGCCGACCGCCTGACCCCGACCGAGCTGCTGAACGCGCTGCTCAAGGCCCCGGTGGACCTGCTGTGGAACGGCGGCATCGGTACCTACGTGAAGGCCAGCACTGAAAGCCACGCCGATGTCGGCGACAAGGCCAACGATGCGCTGCGGGTCAACGGTAACGAACTGCGCTGCAAGGTAGTGGGCGAGGGCGGCAACCTGGGCATGACCCAGCTCGGCCGCGTCGAGTTCGGCCTGAACGGCGGCGCCACCAACACCGACTTCATCGACAACGCCGGCGGCGTGGACTGCTCCGACCACGAGGTCAACATCAAGATCCTGCTCAACGAAGTGGTGCAGGGTGGCGACATGACCGAGAAGCAGCGCAACCAGCTGCTGGGCAGCATGACCGACGAAGTGGCCGGCCTGGTGCTGGGCAACAACTACAAGCAGACCCAGGCGCTTTCGCTGGCCGCTCGCCGCGCCCGCGAGCGGATTGCCGAGTACAAGCGCCTGATGGCCGACCTCGAGGCGCGGGGCAAGCTGGACCGTGCCATCGAATTCCTGCCGTCCGAAGAGCAGTTGGCCGAACGCCTGGCTGCCGGCCAGGGCCTGACCCGCGCCGAGCTGTCGGTGCTGATCTCGTACAGCAAGATCGACCTCAAGGAGCAACTGCTCAAGTCGCTGGTGCCGGACGACGACTACCTGACCCGTGACATGGAAACCGCTTTCCCGCCGTCCCTGGTCAGCAAGTTCGCCGAGGCCATGCGCCGCCACCGCCTGAAGCGCGAAATCGTCAGCACCCAGATCGCCAACGACCTGGTCAACAACATGGGTATCACCTTCGTCCAGCGCCTGAAGGAGTCGACCGGCATGAGCCCGGCCAACGTGGCCGGTGCTTACGTGATCGTGCGCGATATCTTCCACCTGCCGCACTGGTTCCGCCAGATCGAGGCGCTGGACTATCAGGTGCCGGCAGAGATCCAGCTCACCCTGATGGACGAGCTGATGCGACTGGGCCGCCGAGCCACCCGCTGGTTCCTGCGTAGCCGCCGCAACGAACAGGACGCCGGGCGCGATACCGCGCACTTCGGGCCGAAGATCGCGCAGCTGGGTCTGAAGCTGGATGAGCTGCTCGAAGGCCCTACCCGCGAACGCTGGATGGTCCGCTACCAGGGCTTTGTCGACGCCGGTGTGCCGGAGTTGCTGGCGCGTATGGTGGCGGGTACCAGCCACCTGTACACCCTGCTGCCGATCATTGAAGCGGCCGACGTGACCGGCCATGAGCCTGCGCAGGTGGCCAAGGCATTCTTCGCCGTGGGCAGCGCGCTGGACCTGACCTGGTACCTGCAGGAAATCAGCAACCTGCCGGTGGAAAACAACTGGCAGGCGCTGGCGCGCGAGGCATTCCGCGACGATATCGACTTGCAGCAGCGGGCGATCACCATTTCAGTCCTGCAGATGGCCGATGCACCGCAAGACATGGATGCCCGCGTGGCGCTGTGGTCAGAGCAGCATCGGGGAATGGTGGAGCGCTGGCGCGCCATGCTCGACGACCTGCGCAATGCCACGGGCACTGACTATGCGATGTACGCGGTGGCCAACCGCGAGCTGGTCGACCTGGCCATGAGCGGGCAGGCAGCGGTGGTGCCGTCCTGA